One genomic window of Marinobacter adhaerens HP15 includes the following:
- the holA gene encoding DNA polymerase III subunit delta — translation MKTNPGQLSQLLKKGLSPVYLISGDEPLLVQECCDQVRKAAKDAGFHDRLTFHADHQLDWNAVGEEFSAMSLFAEKRRIEIHLPTGKLGDGRAVLERVLADPPDDIILVLISARLDAAETRRKWYKELQGKGVHVPVWPVDADKFQGWLQQRASNRGLSLTRGALAIMSERLEGNLLAASQELDRLSLLANGNTIDEETVEQAVQDSSRFNGFELVTELISGRAPHAGKMITVLQQEGENPLGLLSVLSRDLNLLLELKSAAGQSENPAAFLKKRGVFQPQRARAMEQAARRLNRNQLNKAITLCSQIDRAAKGFDSLSPWHYLRDMSALLAGRS, via the coding sequence ATGAAGACCAATCCAGGCCAGTTATCCCAGCTGCTGAAAAAGGGCCTTTCGCCCGTCTATCTTATATCCGGGGACGAACCCCTGCTGGTTCAGGAGTGTTGTGACCAGGTTCGCAAGGCCGCAAAAGACGCCGGTTTTCATGACCGCCTGACCTTTCACGCTGACCACCAACTGGACTGGAACGCCGTTGGTGAGGAATTCAGTGCCATGTCCCTGTTCGCGGAAAAACGGCGCATCGAGATTCACTTGCCAACCGGCAAGCTGGGCGACGGCCGCGCGGTACTGGAACGAGTCCTGGCCGACCCTCCCGACGATATCATCCTCGTGCTCATCAGTGCCCGTCTGGACGCGGCGGAAACCCGCCGCAAATGGTACAAGGAGCTTCAGGGAAAGGGCGTGCACGTACCGGTGTGGCCCGTCGACGCCGACAAGTTCCAGGGTTGGCTGCAGCAGAGGGCCAGCAACCGCGGCCTTAGCCTGACCCGGGGTGCCCTGGCCATCATGAGCGAACGCCTCGAGGGCAATCTGCTCGCCGCGAGCCAGGAGCTCGATAGACTGTCACTGCTCGCAAACGGCAATACCATTGATGAGGAAACCGTTGAACAGGCGGTCCAGGACAGTTCCCGATTCAATGGCTTTGAACTCGTGACCGAGCTGATCAGTGGCCGCGCGCCCCACGCCGGCAAGATGATCACTGTGCTTCAGCAAGAGGGAGAAAACCCGCTCGGTTTGCTGTCGGTTCTCAGCCGGGATCTGAACCTGCTGCTTGAGTTGAAATCTGCGGCCGGCCAGTCGGAAAATCCCGCCGCATTCCTGAAAAAACGGGGCGTATTCCAGCCGCAACGTGCCCGCGCAATGGAACAGGCCGCTCGCCGGCTGAACCGGAACCAACTGAATAAGGCCATCACCCTGTGCAGCCAGATCGACCGCGCGGCGAAAGGCTTCGATTCCCTCTCCCCCTGGCACTATTTGCGGGATATGTCTGCCCTGCTGGCCGGCCGTTCCTGA
- a CDS encoding acyl-CoA dehydrogenase C-terminal domain-containing protein, translating to MPEYKAPLRDIKFVMTELLNSEQHYANLEGAEDATPDMVDAIIGEGAKFCEQVLSPLNQVGDKEGCTWSEDGVKTPTGFKEAYQQYVEGGWPSMTADPNYGGQGLPHSLGLVMSEMVGTANWSFGMYPGLSHGATNTIEEHGTEEQKQTYLTKLISGEWTGTMCLTEPHCGSDLGTLRTKAEPNADGTYAITGTKIFISAGEHDMAENIVHIVLARLPGAPEGTKGISLFIVPKCLPNEDGSAGERNAVSCGSIEHKMGIHGNATCVMNFDGAKGWLIGPENKGLNCMFTFMNTARIGTAIQGLGAAELGFQGSLAYAKERLAMRSLSGPKNPEGIADPIIVHPDVRRMLLTQKAVAEGARALIYLTAQQADVVHSGKTEEERKAADEALGFLTPIAKAFLTEIGYEAANLGMQVFGGHGFISEWGMEQNVRDARIGMIYEGTTGIQALDLLGRKVLMTQGESLKGFTKQVHLFCKENAEDEQLKEFIEPLAAMNKEWGELTTKIGMSAMKNREEVGAASVDYLMYSGYAVFAYLWARMAKVALDKMVEGTTEEMFYNAKIQTARFYFKRMLPRAKGHAESMLAGADSLMDMPEEAFAI from the coding sequence ATGCCTGAGTACAAAGCGCCCCTGCGTGACATCAAATTCGTAATGACCGAGCTGCTGAACAGCGAGCAGCACTACGCCAACCTGGAAGGTGCCGAAGACGCTACTCCGGATATGGTGGATGCCATTATCGGGGAAGGTGCCAAGTTCTGTGAGCAGGTTCTGTCTCCGCTGAACCAGGTGGGTGACAAGGAAGGCTGTACCTGGAGCGAAGACGGTGTGAAGACACCGACTGGCTTCAAAGAAGCTTACCAGCAGTATGTGGAAGGCGGCTGGCCGTCCATGACCGCCGATCCCAACTACGGTGGCCAGGGACTGCCGCACTCTCTCGGTCTGGTCATGAGTGAAATGGTGGGCACCGCCAACTGGTCCTTTGGCATGTACCCGGGCCTGAGCCACGGTGCAACCAACACCATTGAAGAGCATGGTACCGAAGAGCAGAAACAGACTTACCTCACCAAGCTGATCAGCGGCGAGTGGACCGGCACCATGTGTCTGACCGAGCCGCACTGCGGTTCCGATCTCGGCACCCTGCGCACCAAGGCCGAGCCGAATGCCGATGGCACCTACGCCATCACCGGTACCAAGATCTTTATATCTGCCGGTGAGCACGACATGGCCGAGAACATCGTCCATATCGTTCTTGCGCGTCTGCCGGGCGCACCGGAAGGCACCAAGGGCATCTCCCTGTTTATCGTGCCCAAGTGTCTGCCGAACGAAGATGGCTCTGCTGGTGAGCGCAACGCCGTTTCCTGCGGTTCCATCGAGCACAAGATGGGTATCCACGGCAACGCCACTTGCGTGATGAACTTCGACGGCGCCAAGGGCTGGTTGATCGGGCCGGAAAACAAGGGCCTGAACTGCATGTTCACCTTCATGAACACTGCACGTATCGGTACCGCGATCCAGGGGCTGGGTGCCGCCGAGCTGGGCTTCCAGGGTTCACTCGCCTACGCCAAAGAGCGTCTGGCCATGCGTTCACTGAGCGGTCCGAAGAACCCGGAAGGCATTGCTGATCCGATCATTGTTCACCCGGACGTTCGTCGCATGCTGCTGACACAGAAAGCGGTTGCCGAAGGCGCCCGTGCCCTGATTTACCTGACGGCACAGCAGGCAGACGTTGTTCACAGCGGCAAAACCGAAGAAGAGCGCAAGGCAGCCGATGAGGCGCTGGGCTTCCTGACACCGATCGCCAAGGCGTTCCTGACCGAAATCGGTTACGAGGCAGCGAACCTGGGTATGCAGGTCTTTGGTGGTCACGGCTTTATCTCCGAGTGGGGCATGGAGCAGAACGTTCGTGACGCCCGTATCGGCATGATCTATGAAGGCACCACCGGTATTCAGGCGCTGGATCTGTTGGGCCGCAAGGTTCTGATGACCCAGGGCGAATCCCTGAAAGGCTTCACCAAGCAGGTGCATCTGTTCTGCAAGGAAAACGCGGAAGACGAGCAGCTGAAGGAATTCATCGAGCCGTTGGCGGCGATGAATAAGGAATGGGGCGAGCTGACCACCAAAATTGGTATGTCTGCCATGAAGAACCGTGAGGAAGTGGGCGCGGCCTCTGTGGACTACCTGATGTACTCCGGTTACGCAGTGTTTGCCTACCTGTGGGCCCGTATGGCCAAGGTTGCCCTGGACAAGATGGTTGAGGGTACCACTGAAGAGATGTTCTACAACGCCAAGATCCAGACTGCGCGCTTCTACTTCAAGCGTATGTTGCCCCGGGCCAAGGGCCACGCAGAAAGCATGCTGGCTGGCGCTGACAGCCTGATGGACATGCCGGAGGAAGCCTTCGCCATCTAA
- a CDS encoding acyl-CoA dehydrogenase C-terminal domain-containing protein: MADYQAPLRDMRFVLNEVFDAPALWASLPKVAEHVDPETADAILEEAGKISSGVLAPLNREGDEQGCKWNDGEVTSPEGFKEAYQTIVEGGWNGLGGNPDFGGMGMPKTLVAQFEEMMQGANMAFGLAPMLTAGACLALDAHGSDELKEKYLPNMYSGVWSGAMDLTEPHAGTDLGIIRTKAEPNDDGSFNVTGTKIFITWGEHDMAENIIHLVLAKLPDAPKGPKGISMFLVPKFLVNDDGSLGERNSFSCGSLEKKMGIKGSATCVMNFDGAKGWLVGEENKGLAAMFTMMNYERLGVGIQGIGAAEASLQSAREYALDRIQSRAPTGAQQPEKAADPILVHPDVRRMLLTMKSYVEGGRTFSTYVAQWLDIAKFAEDDERRKHAEGMVALLTPVAKAFLTDRGLDTCIMGQQVFGGHGFIREWGQEQLVRDCRITQIYEGTNGIQALDLMGRKVVGTQGKLYELFAQDVANFLEENSGNDHLRPFLEPLAAAVERLDDVTEHVIKQAGDNPNAIGAASVDYLDLFGLTALGYMWAKIVKAAAPQADSDTSGFYSGKLKTARFYFDRLLPKTVSLAEGIRSGSDSMMALTAEEF; the protein is encoded by the coding sequence ATGGCTGATTATCAGGCACCCCTACGTGACATGCGCTTTGTTCTGAATGAGGTTTTCGATGCCCCCGCACTGTGGGCCTCACTGCCCAAGGTTGCCGAGCATGTTGACCCGGAAACGGCGGACGCCATTCTTGAAGAAGCCGGCAAGATCAGCAGTGGTGTACTTGCGCCCCTGAACCGCGAGGGTGACGAGCAGGGCTGCAAATGGAACGACGGTGAGGTAACGTCTCCGGAGGGCTTCAAGGAAGCGTACCAGACCATCGTTGAAGGCGGCTGGAACGGTCTTGGCGGCAACCCGGACTTTGGCGGTATGGGCATGCCTAAGACCCTCGTCGCGCAGTTCGAGGAAATGATGCAGGGTGCCAACATGGCATTCGGGCTGGCCCCGATGCTTACGGCCGGCGCCTGCCTCGCGCTGGACGCCCACGGCAGTGATGAGCTGAAAGAAAAGTACCTGCCTAACATGTATTCCGGTGTCTGGTCCGGCGCCATGGATCTGACCGAGCCCCACGCCGGCACAGACCTCGGGATCATCCGCACCAAGGCGGAACCGAACGATGACGGCTCCTTCAACGTTACAGGTACCAAGATCTTTATCACCTGGGGCGAGCACGACATGGCGGAGAACATCATCCACCTGGTGCTGGCCAAACTGCCGGATGCGCCGAAAGGTCCAAAGGGCATTTCCATGTTCCTGGTACCCAAGTTCCTGGTGAATGACGATGGTTCCCTGGGTGAGCGCAACAGCTTCAGTTGTGGTTCCCTCGAGAAGAAAATGGGCATCAAGGGTTCTGCGACCTGCGTAATGAACTTCGATGGCGCGAAAGGCTGGCTGGTCGGCGAAGAAAACAAGGGTCTGGCGGCGATGTTCACCATGATGAACTACGAGCGCCTGGGCGTTGGTATCCAGGGGATCGGCGCGGCCGAAGCCTCTCTGCAAAGCGCTCGGGAATACGCCCTTGATCGTATCCAGAGCCGTGCACCGACCGGTGCCCAACAGCCTGAGAAGGCGGCAGACCCAATCCTCGTGCACCCGGATGTCCGGCGCATGCTGCTCACGATGAAAAGCTATGTGGAGGGCGGTCGTACTTTCTCAACGTACGTGGCCCAGTGGCTGGATATCGCCAAGTTTGCCGAGGATGATGAGCGTCGCAAACACGCCGAAGGTATGGTGGCGTTGCTGACACCGGTGGCCAAGGCATTTCTCACCGATCGCGGCCTTGATACCTGCATCATGGGTCAGCAGGTCTTTGGTGGTCATGGTTTCATCCGCGAGTGGGGCCAGGAGCAACTGGTTCGTGACTGCCGGATTACCCAGATCTACGAAGGAACCAATGGTATCCAGGCACTGGATCTGATGGGCCGGAAAGTGGTCGGCACCCAGGGCAAGCTTTACGAGCTGTTTGCCCAGGACGTCGCAAACTTCCTGGAGGAGAACAGTGGTAACGATCATCTGCGCCCGTTCCTTGAGCCGCTTGCTGCTGCGGTTGAGCGTCTTGATGACGTTACCGAGCACGTGATCAAACAGGCTGGCGATAACCCGAATGCCATTGGGGCAGCGTCTGTGGACTATCTGGATCTGTTTGGCCTGACCGCTCTGGGTTATATGTGGGCGAAGATCGTCAAAGCGGCTGCGCCCCAGGCGGATTCAGATACCTCCGGATTCTACAGCGGTAAACTGAAGACCGCGCGCTTCTACTTTGACCGCCTGCTGCCCAAGACCGTTTCACTGGCTGAAGGTATTCGCAGCGGCAGCGACTCCATGATGGCGCTGACGGCTGAAGAGTTCTGA
- the leuS gene encoding leucine--tRNA ligase: protein MDEQYNPRDVEQNARDFWEENKTFMVKEEPGKPKYYCLSMFPYPSGKLHMGHVRNYTIGDVISRYQRMQGKNVMQPMGWDAFGLPAENAAIANKTAPAKWTYANIEYMKNQLKQLGFGYDWDRELATCKPDYYRWEQWFFARLYEKGLVYKKMSTVNWDPVDQTVLANEQVVDGRGWRSGALVEQKKIPQWFIRITDYAEELLNDLDQLEDWPEQVKTMQRNWIGKSEGTELTFPLKDRDSGLTVYTTRPDTLMGVSYMAVAAEHPLAKEAAERHRDVAEFVEECRNSKTAEAELATMEKRGIDTGFKAIHPLTQEEIPIWVANFVLTDYGTGALMAVPGHDERDHEFARKYKLPIKQVIAARDGREIDVQEEAFSEKGTLVSSGKYSGLTSEEAFDEIASYLEEQNIGKRTVNYRLRDWGVSRQRYWGAPIPMMTLEDGTEMPVPDDKLPVRLPEDVEMDGVQSPIKADPEWCKTEFNGQPATLETDTFDTFMESSWYYARFCSPNYDQGMLDPSAANYWLPVDQYIGGIEHAILHLLYARFFHKLLRDVGLVTSSEPFNRLLCQGMVLAETYYRDDGKGGKVWISPADVTVERDEKGQPVRAVHREDGEPVVSGGVTKMSKSKNNGIDPQAIIDEHGADTVRLFMMFAAPPEQSLEWSDSGVEGAHRFLKRVWRLVNEHAVAGPAPALDAASLNDDQKNLRRKTHETIAKVSDDISRRLTFNTAIAAVMELLNEVGKLQGDEPQTRAVRQEALDTAVLVLSPIVPHICHTLWQALGHQEPVVDAPWPKADEAAMVRSQIQVVLQVNGKVRAKEDVPADISKADLEKLALENENVMRFTEGATVRKVIVVPGKLVNVVAN, encoded by the coding sequence ATGGACGAGCAATACAATCCCCGTGACGTAGAACAGAATGCCCGTGATTTCTGGGAAGAGAACAAGACCTTTATGGTCAAGGAAGAGCCGGGCAAGCCCAAGTACTACTGCCTGTCCATGTTCCCCTACCCCAGTGGCAAGCTGCACATGGGGCATGTCCGTAACTACACCATCGGCGATGTGATTTCCCGCTATCAGCGCATGCAGGGCAAGAACGTGATGCAGCCCATGGGCTGGGATGCATTTGGTCTGCCCGCCGAGAACGCCGCCATTGCCAACAAGACCGCACCGGCCAAGTGGACCTACGCCAACATCGAATATATGAAGAATCAGCTCAAGCAGCTGGGCTTTGGTTACGACTGGGACCGGGAGCTGGCTACCTGCAAGCCGGATTACTACCGTTGGGAGCAGTGGTTCTTCGCACGCCTTTACGAAAAGGGGCTGGTGTACAAGAAGATGTCCACGGTGAACTGGGACCCGGTGGATCAGACGGTTCTGGCCAACGAGCAGGTTGTGGATGGCCGGGGCTGGCGTTCCGGGGCCCTGGTGGAACAGAAGAAGATTCCCCAGTGGTTTATCCGCATTACCGATTACGCCGAAGAGCTGCTGAACGATCTGGACCAGCTGGAAGACTGGCCTGAGCAGGTCAAGACCATGCAGCGCAACTGGATCGGCAAGTCTGAAGGTACCGAGCTGACCTTCCCGCTGAAAGACCGGGACAGTGGCCTGACCGTTTACACTACGCGCCCCGACACCCTGATGGGTGTGAGCTACATGGCCGTGGCCGCAGAGCATCCGCTGGCGAAAGAGGCGGCGGAGCGCCATCGGGACGTGGCTGAGTTTGTCGAGGAGTGCCGAAACAGCAAGACTGCGGAGGCCGAGCTGGCCACCATGGAAAAGCGCGGCATCGACACCGGTTTCAAGGCAATTCACCCGCTGACCCAGGAAGAGATCCCGATCTGGGTCGCCAACTTCGTGCTGACTGACTACGGCACCGGTGCCCTGATGGCGGTTCCTGGCCACGACGAGCGAGACCATGAGTTTGCCCGCAAATACAAGCTGCCCATCAAGCAGGTTATTGCCGCCCGCGATGGCCGCGAGATTGATGTGCAGGAAGAAGCGTTTTCCGAAAAAGGCACACTGGTGTCTTCTGGCAAATACAGCGGCCTGACCAGCGAGGAAGCCTTCGACGAGATTGCCAGCTACCTGGAAGAACAGAATATCGGCAAGCGCACCGTCAACTACCGCCTGCGCGACTGGGGCGTATCCCGCCAGCGTTACTGGGGTGCACCGATCCCGATGATGACCCTGGAAGATGGCACAGAGATGCCGGTGCCCGATGACAAGCTGCCGGTACGTCTGCCGGAAGATGTGGAAATGGACGGTGTCCAGTCTCCCATCAAGGCCGACCCTGAGTGGTGCAAGACGGAGTTCAACGGCCAGCCGGCGACGCTGGAAACCGACACCTTTGATACGTTCATGGAGTCCTCCTGGTACTACGCGCGGTTCTGCAGCCCCAATTACGACCAGGGCATGCTGGACCCGTCCGCGGCCAACTATTGGTTGCCAGTGGATCAGTACATCGGTGGCATTGAACACGCGATCCTGCACCTGCTCTACGCCCGCTTCTTCCACAAGCTCTTGCGGGATGTCGGGCTGGTAACCAGTTCAGAGCCATTCAACCGGCTGCTTTGCCAGGGCATGGTTCTGGCGGAGACCTATTACCGCGACGATGGCAAAGGCGGCAAGGTATGGATTTCGCCCGCCGACGTGACCGTCGAGCGTGACGAAAAGGGTCAGCCCGTTCGAGCAGTACACCGGGAAGATGGTGAGCCGGTAGTTTCCGGCGGCGTCACCAAGATGTCCAAGTCCAAGAACAACGGTATCGATCCCCAGGCTATTATTGATGAGCACGGCGCCGATACGGTTCGCCTGTTCATGATGTTTGCGGCCCCGCCAGAACAGTCCCTGGAGTGGTCCGACAGCGGTGTTGAAGGCGCACACAGGTTCCTCAAGCGGGTCTGGCGACTGGTGAACGAACACGCCGTCGCTGGCCCAGCACCCGCTCTGGACGCGGCAAGCCTGAACGATGACCAGAAAAACCTGCGGCGCAAGACTCACGAAACCATTGCCAAAGTCAGTGACGACATCAGCCGTCGGCTGACCTTCAACACGGCCATTGCCGCGGTGATGGAGCTGCTTAACGAGGTCGGCAAACTGCAGGGTGACGAACCCCAGACCCGTGCGGTACGCCAGGAAGCGCTGGACACCGCAGTGCTTGTGCTGTCGCCGATCGTCCCGCACATCTGCCACACCCTCTGGCAGGCGCTCGGCCACCAGGAGCCCGTGGTTGATGCACCCTGGCCAAAAGCCGATGAAGCCGCCATGGTTCGCAGCCAGATCCAGGTGGTACTGCAGGTGAATGGCAAGGTGCGGGCCAAAGAAGACGTGCCTGCCGACATCAGTAAGGCGGACCTCGAAAAGCTGGCCCTGGAAAACGAGAATGTCATGCGCTTTACCGAGGGAGCGACGGTGCGCAAGGTTATCGTGGTCCCCGGCAAACTGGTGAACGTGGTGGCCAACTGA
- a CDS encoding LPS-assembly lipoprotein LptE translates to MSRHSALKSSARLMLTAVMAALLGGCGFQLRGAPPVSSALEPLAVDCSSQVPDTLCRSLREQLNLGNVRMAPLAEADYILRLKNFERDRRASAITAQAAAAEYTLRHSVDLEVISADRIPMVGTTRLTTSESYRYDETNVLARQREEETLRQQMDDRLAQQVIFRLAPLTPQRIDAIRANYQREQEADAPATGQP, encoded by the coding sequence ATGTCCCGGCACTCCGCTCTGAAATCGTCAGCACGCCTGATGCTGACCGCTGTGATGGCGGCGCTGCTTGGTGGTTGCGGATTCCAGTTGCGGGGTGCGCCACCGGTTTCTTCGGCCCTCGAGCCTCTTGCCGTGGATTGCTCCTCACAGGTGCCCGACACGCTGTGCCGTTCCTTGCGTGAACAGCTGAACCTGGGCAATGTCCGTATGGCGCCATTGGCGGAGGCCGACTACATTCTGCGGCTGAAGAACTTCGAGCGTGACCGTCGCGCAAGTGCCATCACCGCCCAGGCCGCAGCCGCGGAATACACGCTGCGTCACTCTGTTGATCTTGAAGTAATCAGCGCGGATCGGATTCCCATGGTGGGCACGACACGCCTGACCACTAGCGAGAGTTACCGCTACGACGAAACCAACGTGCTGGCAAGACAGCGGGAAGAAGAGACCCTCCGCCAGCAAATGGACGATCGTCTTGCGCAGCAGGTGATATTCCGGCTGGCACCATTGACCCCGCAGCGCATCGACGCCATCCGGGCGAATTACCAGCGTGAACAGGAAGCCGACGCCCCAGCCACAGGCCAGCCATGA
- the lnt gene encoding apolipoprotein N-acyltransferase, whose translation MNSDAKNTRALKTPLSSNALLGAATLLVAGAMQTLTFSPFNLWWLGPVSVLLILLVTVPLAPEKLFRAGWLTGLGLFGSGASWVYVSISEHGNTAIPIAVLLTVLFVAGLALFHGLAFWFWGKLAKESPARRLILFPAIWILGDWLRGWLLTGFPWLYLGTAHTDGPLAGLAPLTGVHGITFWITATGAALYGSWWLLKHAKPVAAGITLAVALIPWLIAPAMNRVEWTELNEEPTSFAAMQGNIPQQIKWDPEFLKDQIVTYLGMTEDHWDTDLILWPETAIPIPQDQAGKIIDHISEQLGDNSTLITGIPWYGFSDRIEDFTFHNSIMAIGNGEGIYHKQKLVPFGEYVPLQSVLRGLIGFFDLPMSDFSRGPAWQDPLKANGVNVMPFICYEVAYPDFVAFNARGAGLLLTISNDGWFGDSIGPLQHLQIARMRALETGRYMLRGTNNGVTAIINNRGQLTETIPHFERATLTGEVFTATGSTPYMQTGSWPVLTLAVILIVFVRERVIPPVSASGS comes from the coding sequence CGCATTACTTGGCGCAGCAACCCTTCTGGTTGCCGGCGCCATGCAAACCCTGACCTTTTCACCGTTCAACCTCTGGTGGCTGGGACCGGTTTCAGTCCTTCTTATTCTCCTCGTGACGGTTCCGCTGGCTCCAGAGAAGCTCTTCCGGGCCGGTTGGCTTACTGGCCTGGGGCTGTTCGGCAGCGGCGCCAGCTGGGTCTACGTCAGTATCAGCGAACACGGTAATACCGCCATTCCGATTGCCGTTTTGTTGACGGTTCTCTTTGTTGCAGGGCTGGCGCTGTTCCACGGTCTGGCGTTCTGGTTCTGGGGCAAGCTTGCCAAGGAGAGTCCCGCCCGGCGTCTGATACTGTTTCCCGCTATCTGGATACTTGGCGACTGGCTTCGGGGCTGGCTGCTTACCGGTTTTCCCTGGCTGTATCTGGGCACAGCACACACGGACGGACCGCTCGCCGGGCTGGCACCTCTGACCGGCGTGCATGGCATCACTTTCTGGATAACGGCCACAGGGGCCGCACTCTACGGGAGTTGGTGGCTCCTGAAACACGCCAAGCCGGTTGCTGCAGGCATCACTCTTGCGGTGGCGCTGATTCCCTGGCTGATTGCCCCGGCCATGAACCGTGTCGAGTGGACGGAGCTAAACGAGGAGCCTACCTCGTTTGCCGCCATGCAGGGCAATATTCCCCAGCAGATCAAATGGGATCCCGAGTTCCTGAAGGATCAGATCGTTACCTACCTCGGCATGACCGAGGATCACTGGGACACGGATCTGATCCTGTGGCCCGAGACCGCCATTCCGATCCCTCAGGACCAGGCTGGCAAGATCATTGATCACATCAGTGAACAGCTGGGCGACAACAGTACGCTGATTACCGGGATACCCTGGTACGGCTTCAGTGACCGTATTGAAGATTTCACGTTTCACAACAGCATCATGGCCATCGGCAATGGCGAAGGGATCTACCACAAGCAGAAGCTCGTGCCTTTCGGCGAGTACGTGCCACTGCAAAGCGTGCTGCGGGGCCTGATCGGTTTCTTCGATTTGCCAATGAGCGATTTCAGCCGGGGACCGGCGTGGCAGGATCCACTCAAGGCCAATGGCGTCAATGTGATGCCATTCATTTGCTACGAGGTCGCCTACCCGGATTTCGTCGCCTTCAATGCCCGGGGCGCGGGCCTGCTACTGACCATCAGCAACGATGGCTGGTTCGGCGACTCCATTGGCCCGTTGCAACACCTGCAGATTGCCAGAATGCGGGCTCTGGAGACGGGTCGTTACATGCTCCGCGGCACCAACAATGGCGTCACCGCGATCATTAACAACCGCGGTCAGCTGACCGAAACCATCCCCCATTTCGAGCGCGCCACCCTGACTGGCGAGGTATTCACCGCCACCGGCAGCACGCCTTACATGCAGACCGGCTCCTGGCCCGTCCTGACCCTGGCGGTCATTCTGATTGTCTTTGTCCGGGAGCGGGTCATTCCTCCTGTTTCGGCCAGCGGCTCGTAA
- a CDS encoding zinc ribbon-containing protein, producing MTQPERSHLSGKALEVYDRMLERVKTRLHDLEETSLQNLEEEVQKAVEFEYELEEMTRDEANLLGAYLQRDLEHLLHFVEETGEGLSEWLQLDIALLEHQLADSLFSVADKTVVDFLELRQKLENKEVGQYISGEVATAGMFQCLNCGHMRCLTATSHLEPCEACGSHYYERVTSRWPKQEE from the coding sequence ATGACACAACCAGAAAGAAGTCATCTCTCAGGCAAGGCACTGGAAGTTTACGACCGTATGCTGGAGCGGGTAAAAACGCGTCTCCATGACCTGGAAGAAACATCGCTCCAGAACCTCGAAGAAGAGGTCCAGAAAGCGGTGGAGTTTGAGTACGAACTCGAGGAAATGACCCGGGATGAGGCAAACCTCCTGGGTGCTTATCTGCAGCGGGATCTTGAACACCTGCTGCATTTTGTCGAGGAGACTGGTGAAGGCCTGAGCGAATGGTTGCAGCTTGATATCGCGCTGCTGGAACACCAGTTGGCGGACAGTTTGTTCTCGGTTGCTGATAAAACCGTCGTCGACTTTCTGGAACTCAGACAGAAACTGGAAAACAAGGAAGTGGGCCAGTACATTTCAGGCGAGGTGGCTACTGCTGGCATGTTCCAGTGCCTGAACTGCGGGCATATGCGCTGCCTGACAGCCACCAGCCACCTTGAACCCTGTGAAGCCTGCGGCTCCCACTACTACGAGCGGGTTACGAGCCGCTGGCCGAAACAGGAGGAATGA
- a CDS encoding endonuclease — translation MKRFLLIPTALGLLLTTTLVIGQNTRFSDPKTVVTDHFWGDLYASGGNSFFCNTAFTSKGFVLTDGYVYPLADVRSALDCGTSRQCEQDNRYRQIASDMHNMVPVRSRTEMGRRNARYEDLGSSVSEDECGIRQSAQFFEPPGRVKGDVARTVAYMVDTYDLPWLGSSAVFKGWNRLDPPDDSELTRHGRIVEIQGNDNPFITNPERMERL, via the coding sequence ATGAAACGATTCTTACTGATACCCACAGCACTTGGCCTATTGCTCACCACTACCCTCGTGATTGGCCAGAATACCCGGTTCAGTGATCCAAAAACCGTTGTTACCGATCACTTCTGGGGCGACCTTTACGCCAGTGGCGGCAATTCCTTCTTCTGCAACACCGCCTTTACAAGCAAAGGATTCGTTCTGACGGACGGTTATGTCTATCCACTGGCCGATGTCCGCAGCGCACTCGACTGTGGCACCTCGCGTCAATGTGAACAGGATAACCGCTACCGTCAGATCGCGTCCGACATGCACAACATGGTACCGGTGCGCAGCCGGACCGAGATGGGCCGGCGAAACGCTCGTTACGAGGACCTGGGCTCGTCAGTAAGCGAAGACGAATGCGGCATTCGCCAGAGCGCCCAGTTCTTTGAGCCCCCGGGGCGGGTAAAGGGAGATGTGGCGCGCACGGTGGCCTACATGGTGGACACCTATGATTTGCCCTGGCTTGGCTCCTCAGCGGTGTTCAAGGGCTGGAACAGGCTGGACCCGCCGGATGATAGCGAGCTGACCCGTCATGGCCGCATTGTCGAAATCCAGGGTAATGACAATCCCTTTATTACCAATCCGGAGAGAATGGAACGACTCTGA